In Sander lucioperca isolate FBNREF2018 chromosome 21, SLUC_FBN_1.2, whole genome shotgun sequence, the following proteins share a genomic window:
- the LOC116065334 gene encoding ankyrin repeat and fibronectin type-III domain-containing protein 1-like isoform X2 → MSVSMRNPPQRRRSLGPVSPKRIYRNLSVRLRGGESSVATEIPPKHLSKSAEVYKNLWEAVENEDTLAVQSLLSRDHTKCGGGGGGSMWERGEKKEKDWEREREKGVNRVSEQGLVPLDVAALTHNSPLLNVLAKAGARHNPVLCRPAEWSLKLDALVALAGKRVEEGKQELLRKAGAGPQAKTDVQRHISFWSLRLQLYCRMRQNFHKTELPGPPSHVSILVTSTSSLFVVIQEPEGDTVGLITRYKVEWSTSASFKRILGSAQVTETKNPSHSIKGLTAGVHYFVRVSAYNVKGWGPPQCSTPVSAAPSSWRECIGVKSQFRNHEGLVRKLLEDAREPHYRGYCIESSKPQSPSKRLSVSRGIKQLFQSATKFVRLLQRGVYLATVFYYKENILVTAEDQIPVVEIHCCSTSIIHDFLWFAKLSCAWQQVPWLQQALSSAHSSPSSLLQNRHNILRAVSQLQSSLGTMELGQVYYEPLKDRQGNVILVTLKEFPNPPSPPDPPLHWMPLDRLEKNRSRTPLLPEPTSMDMLYEQLKEMLSLHRRSIQVTQPGLYVGILKLCSSVEQIRVLVPQRLPNLLCHTRVRHNAHVSREEWAWLQSHVNTTANGGVLNLLSGEDEGAMESSSLVEFVRSLRTAVTHLLTKLNIPLYRAYQYGVYTRELLQFGDKMSMVLLLPPSEDFSSSYWPLVGTKESGLTMPLQIFELVHFWTYERDFLSQYCKAWVGLELDTHLAQQALREALDTKEVQEARERLTHVTELSQRLDVVWRDSRWIMDCLQCVRSKQWVGAVPLGLVMGGDPPPRPEGEEERESLTARLTWPHQIQAQRAIAECSASVTPPNVISAEISAPSGVMDVPEEAALLMEGVVKGGYPVDIPTQSTVDLTSIGQSELGCESAFNKSRLEPGAVEQFKVGYTVLDKREEQNFPSSISDVIRPMEMAELVDILPTLSLIEEETPSGLSSPSVMDMLESFGLRIGESKTFFDLENSDLINGAGCLSKPNPDCNSTSSVTETHCKNATGGDVSVMSWHFPPEDTETQQVPSKGACFTLRHQVEWDRPADSSS, encoded by the exons atgTCTGTATCTATGAGGAACCCACCCCAGCGCCGGCGCTCTCTGGGTCCTGTCTCGCCCAAACGCATCTACAGAAACCTGTCCGTCAGACTGAGGGGTGGAGAGTCATCTGTTGCCACGGAGATCCCACCCAAACACCTCAGCAAGTCTGCAGAAGTT TACAAGAACCTGTGGGAGGCAGTGGAGAATGAGGACACTTTGGCCGTGCAAAGCCTGCTGTCCAGAGACCACACCaagtgtggaggaggaggaggaggaagcatgtgggagagaggggagaagaaagagaaggactgggagagagagagggagaaaggggtGAACAGGGTGAGCGAACAGGGCCTGGTCCCCCTGGACGTGGCTGCCCTTACCCACAATTCCCCTCTGCTCAATGTGTTGGCAAAGGCAGGAGCCAGACATAACCCTGTTT TGTGCCGCCCAGCGGAGTGGTCGCTTAAGCTGGATGCTCTGGTGGCACTGGCGGGTAAACGGGTGGAGGAGGGGAAGCAGGAGTTACTGAGGAAGGCAGGGGCAGGGCCTCAGGCAAAGACTGATGTCCAGAGACACATCAGCTTCTGGAGCCTCAGGCTGCAACTGTACTGCCGGATGAGACAGAACTTCCATAAAACAG AGCTCCCTGGGCCTCCCAGTCATGTGTCCATACTGGTGACCAGCACATCCTCTCTGTTTGTGGTGATCCAAGAGCCAGAAGGTGACACGGTGGGGCTCATCACCCGCTACAAAG TGGAATGGAGCACCTCAGCCAGCTTCAAACGCATCCTTGGCTCAGCCCAAGTTACAGAGACCAAGAACCCATCCCATAGTATCAAGGGACTCACAGCA GGAGTGCATTACTTTGTAAGAGTGAGTGCCTACAATGTGAAAGGATGGGGCCCGCCTCAGTGCTCTACTCCAGTCAGCGCTGCCCCCTCCA GTTGGAGAGAGTGCATCGGTGTGAAGTCACAGTTCAGAAATCACGAGGGCCTTGTGAGGAAACTGCTGGAAGACGCCAGAGAACCACATTACAGAGGATACTGCATAG AGAGCTCTAAGCCCCAGAGTCCCAGCAagcgtctctctgtgtctcgAGGCATCAAACAACTGTTCCAGTCCGCCACCAAGTTTGTTCGTCTCCTACAGAG GGGCGTGTACTTGGCTACTGTGTTCTACTACAAGGAAAACATCCTGGTGACAGCTGAAGATCAAATCCCAGTGGTGGAGATCCATTGCTGCTCCACCTCCATCATCCACGACTTTCTTTGGTTTGCCAAG TTGTCCTGTGCATGGCAACAAGTGCCCTGGCTCCAGCAGGCCCTTTCCTCTGCTCACTcatccccctcctccctccttcagAACAGGCATAACATTTTAAGAGCTGTTTCCCAGCTGCAG TCTTCTCTGGGAACAATGGAACTGGGCCAGGTGTACTACGAGCCTCTGAAAGACCGGCAGGGCAACGTCATACTAGTGACTCTGAAGGAGTTCCCAAATCCTCCCAG CCCTCCTGACCCTCCACTCCACTGGATGCCCCTAGACCGCCTGGAAAAGAACCGTAGCAGAACTCCTCTGCTGCCTGAGCCCACTTCCATGGACATGCTCTATGAGCAGCTCAAG GAGATGCTATCCCTCCACAGGCGCAGCATTCAGGTGACCCAGCCCGGTCTGTACGTTGGCATTCTGAAACTGTGCAGCTCAGTGGAACAGATCAGAGTCCTGGTGCCCCAAAGGCTGCCCAATCTACTCTGCCACACACGGGTCCGACACAATGCCCACGTTTCCAG AGAGGAGTGGGCGTGGCTTCAGAGTCATGTTAACACCACAGCCAATGGCGGCGTTCTGAACCTGTTGAGTGGCGAGGACGAGGGAGCGATGGAGAGCAGCAGCCTGGTGGAGTTCGTCAGGTCTCTGAGAACAGCAGTCACACATCTCCTGACAAAGCTCAACATCCCCCTCTACAGG GCGTATCAATATGGTGTGTACACCCGGGAGCTGCTGCAGTTTGGAGACAAGATGTccatggtgctgctgctgcctcccAGTGAGGACTTCAGCTCCAGCTACTGGCCTCTGGTGGGCACCAAAGAGTCTGGGCTCACCATGCCCCTGCAGATCTTTGAGCTGG TTCACTTCTGGACGTATGAACGGGACTTCCTGTCCCAGTACTGCAAGGCCTGGGTGGGGCTGGAGCTGGACACTCATCTGGCACAGCAGGCTCTACGGGAGGCGCTGGACACCAAGGAGGTGCAGGAAGCCAGAGAGCGCCTGACCCACGTCACCGAGCTTTCCCAA CGTCTGGATGTGGTGTGGAGGGATTCCCGCTGGATCATGGACTGTCTGCAGTGCGTTCGGTCCAAGCAGTGGGTGGGGGCGGTGCCTCTAGGCCTGGTGATGGGAGGAGACCCGCCGCCACGTCCAGAAGgcgaggaagagagggagagtttGACTGCCAGACTGACGTGGCCCCATCAGATACAAGCACAGAGAGCCATTGCAG AGTGTTCAGCCAGTGTGACCCCACCAAATGTCATCTCTGCCGAGATTTCCGCTCCATCGGGAGTCATGGACGTCCCTGAAGAGGCCGCGCTGTTAATGGAGGGTGTAGTGAAGGGAGGATACCCTGTAGACATTCCCACTCAATCAACTGTAGACTTGACAAGCATTGGCCAGTCAGAATTAGGATGTGAAAGCGCTTTTAACAAATCTAGACTAGAGCCCGGTGCTGTTGAACAGTTTAAAGTGGGCTACACAGTTTTAGACAAACGTGAGGAACAGAACTTTCCTTCCAGCATCAGTGATGTAATCCGGCCAATGGAGATGGCAGAGTTGGTGGACATCTTGCCCACGCTGAGTCTCATTGAGGAAGAGACGCCCAGTGGCCTGTCCTCACCATCAGTTATGGATATGCTAGAGAGCTTCGGACTGAGGATCGGCGAAAGCAAAACCTTCTTCGACTTGGAGAATTCAGACTTGATCAACGGAGCCGGGTGTCTGTCAAAGCCCAACCCGGACTGTAACAGCACCAGTAGCGTGACAGAAACTCACTGTAA GAATGCCACAGGTGGCGACGTGTCTGTTATGAGCTGGCATTTTCCTCCAGAGGATACAGAGACTCAGCAGGTTCCCAGCAAGGGAGCGTGCTTTACGTTAAGACACCAGGTGGAGTGGGACAGACCTGCTGACAGTTCTTCCTGA
- the LOC116065334 gene encoding ankyrin repeat and fibronectin type-III domain-containing protein 1-like isoform X1 translates to MSVSMRNPPQRRRSLGPVSPKRIYRNLSVRLRGGESSVATEIPPKHLSKSAEVYKNLWEAVENEDTLAVQSLLSRDHTKCGGGGGGSMWERGEKKEKDWEREREKGVNRVSEQGLVPLDVAALTHNSPLLNVLAKAGARHNPVLCRPAEWSLKLDALVALAGKRVEEGKQELLRKAGAGPQAKTDVQRHISFWSLRLQLYCRMRQNFHKTELPGPPSHVSILVTSTSSLFVVIQEPEGDTVGLITRYKVEWSTSASFKRILGSAQVTETKNPSHSIKGLTAGVHYFVRVSAYNVKGWGPPQCSTPVSAAPSSWRECIGVKSQFRNHEGLVRKLLEDAREPHYRGYCIESSKPQSPSKRLSVSRGIKQLFQSATKFVRLLQRGVYLATVFYYKENILVTAEDQIPVVEIHCCSTSIIHDFLWFAKLSCAWQQVPWLQQALSSAHSSPSSLLQNRHNILRAVSQLQSSLGTMELGQVYYEPLKDRQGNVILVTLKEFPNPPSPPDPPLHWMPLDRLEKNRSRTPLLPEPTSMDMLYEQLKEMLSLHRRSIQVTQPGLYVGILKLCSSVEQIRVLVPQRLPNLLCHTRVRHNAHVSREEWAWLQSHVNTTANGGVLNLLSGEDEGAMESSSLVEFVRSLRTAVTHLLTKLNIPLYRAYQYGVYTRELLQFGDKMSMVLLLPPSEDFSSSYWPLVGTKESGLTMPLQIFELVHFWTYERDFLSQYCKAWVGLELDTHLAQQALREALDTKEVQEARERLTHVTELSQRLDVVWRDSRWIMDCLQCVRSKQWVGAVPLGLVMGGDPPPRPEGEEERESLTARLTWPHQIQAQRAIAECSASVTPPNVISAEISAPSGVMDVPEEAALLMEGVVKGGYPVDIPTQSTVDLTSIGQSELGCESAFNKSRLEPGAVEQFKVGYTVLDKREEQNFPSSISDVIRPMEMAELVDILPTLSLIEEETPSGLSSPSVMDMLESFGLRIGESKTFFDLENSDLINGAGCLSKPNPDCNSTSSVTETHCKNSGMLAFHGKVNATGGDVSVMSWHFPPEDTETQQVPSKGACFTLRHQVEWDRPADSSS, encoded by the exons atgTCTGTATCTATGAGGAACCCACCCCAGCGCCGGCGCTCTCTGGGTCCTGTCTCGCCCAAACGCATCTACAGAAACCTGTCCGTCAGACTGAGGGGTGGAGAGTCATCTGTTGCCACGGAGATCCCACCCAAACACCTCAGCAAGTCTGCAGAAGTT TACAAGAACCTGTGGGAGGCAGTGGAGAATGAGGACACTTTGGCCGTGCAAAGCCTGCTGTCCAGAGACCACACCaagtgtggaggaggaggaggaggaagcatgtgggagagaggggagaagaaagagaaggactgggagagagagagggagaaaggggtGAACAGGGTGAGCGAACAGGGCCTGGTCCCCCTGGACGTGGCTGCCCTTACCCACAATTCCCCTCTGCTCAATGTGTTGGCAAAGGCAGGAGCCAGACATAACCCTGTTT TGTGCCGCCCAGCGGAGTGGTCGCTTAAGCTGGATGCTCTGGTGGCACTGGCGGGTAAACGGGTGGAGGAGGGGAAGCAGGAGTTACTGAGGAAGGCAGGGGCAGGGCCTCAGGCAAAGACTGATGTCCAGAGACACATCAGCTTCTGGAGCCTCAGGCTGCAACTGTACTGCCGGATGAGACAGAACTTCCATAAAACAG AGCTCCCTGGGCCTCCCAGTCATGTGTCCATACTGGTGACCAGCACATCCTCTCTGTTTGTGGTGATCCAAGAGCCAGAAGGTGACACGGTGGGGCTCATCACCCGCTACAAAG TGGAATGGAGCACCTCAGCCAGCTTCAAACGCATCCTTGGCTCAGCCCAAGTTACAGAGACCAAGAACCCATCCCATAGTATCAAGGGACTCACAGCA GGAGTGCATTACTTTGTAAGAGTGAGTGCCTACAATGTGAAAGGATGGGGCCCGCCTCAGTGCTCTACTCCAGTCAGCGCTGCCCCCTCCA GTTGGAGAGAGTGCATCGGTGTGAAGTCACAGTTCAGAAATCACGAGGGCCTTGTGAGGAAACTGCTGGAAGACGCCAGAGAACCACATTACAGAGGATACTGCATAG AGAGCTCTAAGCCCCAGAGTCCCAGCAagcgtctctctgtgtctcgAGGCATCAAACAACTGTTCCAGTCCGCCACCAAGTTTGTTCGTCTCCTACAGAG GGGCGTGTACTTGGCTACTGTGTTCTACTACAAGGAAAACATCCTGGTGACAGCTGAAGATCAAATCCCAGTGGTGGAGATCCATTGCTGCTCCACCTCCATCATCCACGACTTTCTTTGGTTTGCCAAG TTGTCCTGTGCATGGCAACAAGTGCCCTGGCTCCAGCAGGCCCTTTCCTCTGCTCACTcatccccctcctccctccttcagAACAGGCATAACATTTTAAGAGCTGTTTCCCAGCTGCAG TCTTCTCTGGGAACAATGGAACTGGGCCAGGTGTACTACGAGCCTCTGAAAGACCGGCAGGGCAACGTCATACTAGTGACTCTGAAGGAGTTCCCAAATCCTCCCAG CCCTCCTGACCCTCCACTCCACTGGATGCCCCTAGACCGCCTGGAAAAGAACCGTAGCAGAACTCCTCTGCTGCCTGAGCCCACTTCCATGGACATGCTCTATGAGCAGCTCAAG GAGATGCTATCCCTCCACAGGCGCAGCATTCAGGTGACCCAGCCCGGTCTGTACGTTGGCATTCTGAAACTGTGCAGCTCAGTGGAACAGATCAGAGTCCTGGTGCCCCAAAGGCTGCCCAATCTACTCTGCCACACACGGGTCCGACACAATGCCCACGTTTCCAG AGAGGAGTGGGCGTGGCTTCAGAGTCATGTTAACACCACAGCCAATGGCGGCGTTCTGAACCTGTTGAGTGGCGAGGACGAGGGAGCGATGGAGAGCAGCAGCCTGGTGGAGTTCGTCAGGTCTCTGAGAACAGCAGTCACACATCTCCTGACAAAGCTCAACATCCCCCTCTACAGG GCGTATCAATATGGTGTGTACACCCGGGAGCTGCTGCAGTTTGGAGACAAGATGTccatggtgctgctgctgcctcccAGTGAGGACTTCAGCTCCAGCTACTGGCCTCTGGTGGGCACCAAAGAGTCTGGGCTCACCATGCCCCTGCAGATCTTTGAGCTGG TTCACTTCTGGACGTATGAACGGGACTTCCTGTCCCAGTACTGCAAGGCCTGGGTGGGGCTGGAGCTGGACACTCATCTGGCACAGCAGGCTCTACGGGAGGCGCTGGACACCAAGGAGGTGCAGGAAGCCAGAGAGCGCCTGACCCACGTCACCGAGCTTTCCCAA CGTCTGGATGTGGTGTGGAGGGATTCCCGCTGGATCATGGACTGTCTGCAGTGCGTTCGGTCCAAGCAGTGGGTGGGGGCGGTGCCTCTAGGCCTGGTGATGGGAGGAGACCCGCCGCCACGTCCAGAAGgcgaggaagagagggagagtttGACTGCCAGACTGACGTGGCCCCATCAGATACAAGCACAGAGAGCCATTGCAG AGTGTTCAGCCAGTGTGACCCCACCAAATGTCATCTCTGCCGAGATTTCCGCTCCATCGGGAGTCATGGACGTCCCTGAAGAGGCCGCGCTGTTAATGGAGGGTGTAGTGAAGGGAGGATACCCTGTAGACATTCCCACTCAATCAACTGTAGACTTGACAAGCATTGGCCAGTCAGAATTAGGATGTGAAAGCGCTTTTAACAAATCTAGACTAGAGCCCGGTGCTGTTGAACAGTTTAAAGTGGGCTACACAGTTTTAGACAAACGTGAGGAACAGAACTTTCCTTCCAGCATCAGTGATGTAATCCGGCCAATGGAGATGGCAGAGTTGGTGGACATCTTGCCCACGCTGAGTCTCATTGAGGAAGAGACGCCCAGTGGCCTGTCCTCACCATCAGTTATGGATATGCTAGAGAGCTTCGGACTGAGGATCGGCGAAAGCAAAACCTTCTTCGACTTGGAGAATTCAGACTTGATCAACGGAGCCGGGTGTCTGTCAAAGCCCAACCCGGACTGTAACAGCACCAGTAGCGTGACAGAAACTCACTGTAAGAACTCGGGCATGTTGGCCTTCCATGGCAAGGTGAATGCCACAGGTGGCGACGTGTCTGTTATGAGCTGGCATTTTCCTCCAGAGGATACAGAGACTCAGCAGGTTCCCAGCAAGGGAGCGTGCTTTACGTTAAGACACCAGGTGGAGTGGGACAGACCTGCTGACAGTTCTTCCTGA